The DNA region GCTGCAGTTCATGAATCAGTACCGAAATCTGCAGATTCCGTACGTGCTCGACAACGGACGTCAGTGTGTTCCAATGACGGCCACGATTGCCGTGCGGAAATACTTCATGATGAACTGGACCGAAGGCACGGACCAGCACACCGACTATTTCCATGTCAGCGGCGGCGGTCGCCGGGACCCCTGGTTTCAGCAGCACAAGGACCAGATTCGGTCCGCGGCAATGGGCAAGGGAGCTCCCGCGGATTATCAGCTTGCGCTGGAATGGGCCGTCCGTTCGGGCAAGATCGCGAACCCTTCGCAGGCCACCATTCAGGCTTACTGCGACGACCGGCTGGGAATCGACTGTTCCGGGTTCGCGACGAATTATCTGATCGCCAACGGAAAGAAGGCCAACAGTTCTTCGATCAAAAACAACACCGGCGCGGCGTCGTACTTTCAGCCGGCCAATGCCGTGAATGACTCAAACGCCGTCAGACAGGGCGACCTGCTTGTCTGGATGCGCGGGAATTCGGTGATGACCGGTCCCGGTCACGTTGCCGTCGTGGAATCGTATCGTGCTCAATGCGTTCCGGGAGGCAACATGCGAGTCTGTGAAGCCACGGGAGCCGCCGGCGCGAATCCGAAACTGCTGGATTCGATGTATTCCGTCACGCAGATCATCCCCAAAGAAGGCCGCGTTCCGGCGATGATCCTGGTGGTCGATCGTCACGGAACATCCGGAAGCCGCGTTGCCGTGATCCGATTGTGAAATGCTCCGCCGGCGAAATTTCACCGGCGGAGACCGAAACAGCGTTCGCTTCCCGCGGCGCGGGACCGGGAATTTCACGGTTCCGACGACACAACATGCCGGCAGCGTGCGCGAGTTCGCTGACGCCTATCGAGACTCCTCCGCGATCCGCCGGTAGATGGCTTCCGCTTCGTCGTAGGCTTTCTTCGCGGCGGTTCGCTCTTTTTCGCGGATCTGACCCTGCTTGGATTCCCAGCACACTTTGACCGCGTCGGCGCACCATTCCGCGCTCTTGCGATTCGCGCGAACGGGTTCATCGCCGACGTGAACCCAGATCGGGTTCGTATGCACCGACGGCAGAATTCGCACGGCCACCCACGATGACTGAGTGATCTGAACCGGGATGTCGAAGTGCGACACGCTTGCATCGGCGGCAAGTTCCTTCGTCGCGGCGACCTGGCCGTTGACGATGACTTCAACCGGAACGTTGCGGGTTGCTCCGATCCGGCAGCGTTCGATGTGCCAGTACGGCTTTTCATCGAGCCGTCGGCTGCGAATCGCTTCGGTCTCATCCGTCGGCGCCGCTTCCAGCAGCGCGGACGCGTCGAACGTGACCTGAACGGTGGACGCCGATTGAAGGTCAACACGGCTGACCTTCGTTCCATCGGCAGAACGTTCTCCGACGCCGGTGCCGTTCACCGCAAAGTCCAGAATGTGGCTCAGCCCGTCGCCGCAATAGCTGCGGCCATCCTTCAGTCCCGCGACCCAGCGATCATAGTCCAGTTCCTCGCCATCATTCAGCTTGACGTAGATACGGCCAAGACCGACGCGGTCACCGTAGATGCACGGAAA from Planctomycetaceae bacterium includes:
- a CDS encoding CHAP domain-containing protein; this translates as MPTPLQFMNQYRNLQIPYVLDNGRQCVPMTATIAVRKYFMMNWTEGTDQHTDYFHVSGGGRRDPWFQQHKDQIRSAAMGKGAPADYQLALEWAVRSGKIANPSQATIQAYCDDRLGIDCSGFATNYLIANGKKANSSSIKNNTGAASYFQPANAVNDSNAVRQGDLLVWMRGNSVMTGPGHVAVVESYRAQCVPGGNMRVCEATGAAGANPKLLDSMYSVTQIIPKEGRVPAMILVVDRHGTSGSRVAVIRL